One Ricinus communis isolate WT05 ecotype wild-type chromosome 7, ASM1957865v1, whole genome shotgun sequence genomic region harbors:
- the LOC8262109 gene encoding putative cell wall protein, with amino-acid sequence MAYTTKLSLLALIVLLAVSGQALAGRQLPLNSKDIDVKQPEFLFKSDRSFLIPGIGRVLVPPHPYLSIPHPHLSIPSYSPPASIGGGSYIPGGDDTFVPNPGFETPNPGRAGSVPAPAHP; translated from the coding sequence ATGGCTTACACAACCAAGCTGTCTCTTCTTGCTCTCATTGTCTTGCTCGCAGTATCTGGGCAAGCACTAGCAGGGCGCCAGCTTCCCCTGAATTCCAAGGATATTGATGTGAAACAGCCTGAATTCTTGTTCAAATCTGACCGTAGCTTTCTTATTCCAGGCATTGGACGAGTGCTAGTGCCGCCACACCCATACCTTAGCATTCCACACCCACACCTTAGCATTCCTTCCTACAGTCCACCTGCTAGCATCGGTGGCGGCAGTTACATTCCAGGTGGAGATGACACATTTGTCCCAAATCCTGGGTTTGAAACTCCAAATCCTGGCAGAGCTGGTTCTGTTCCAGCACCTGCTCATCCTTGA
- the LOC8262116 gene encoding lipoyl synthase, mitochondrial: MFQSRFTILIRTLNSSKSRHFSSTIEPTKPQFPQTLAGLRARLAAESPSLSEFSDLQSNNSYSVEVGTKKKPLPKPKWMREAIPGGDKYVQIKKKLRELKLHTVCEEAKCPNLGECWSGGETGTATATIMILGDTCTRGCRFCNVKTSRTPPPPDPDEPANVAEAIASWGLDYVVITSVDRDDLPDQGSNHFAQTVQKLKALKPHMLIEALVPDFRGDPGCVENVAKSGLDVFAHNIETVEDLQSVIRDHRANFKQSLDVLMMAKDHAPKGTLTKTSIMLGCGETPEQVVKTMEKVRAAGVDVMTFGQYMRPSKRHMPVSEYVTPEAFEQYRTLGMEMGFRYVASGPMVRSSYKAGEFYIKSMIESDRATSSQLPIS; encoded by the exons atgttTCAATCTCGCTTCACAATCCTGATCCGCACTTTGAATTCTTCAAAGTCGCGCCATTTTTCCTCGACTATTGAACCCACGAAACCCCAATTCCCTCAAACCCTAGCTGGTCTCCGTGCTCGTTTAGCCGCAGAATCCCCATCTCTTTCTGAATTTAGCGATCTACAATCCAATAATTCATACTCTGTTGAAGTGGGTACCAAGAAGAAACCCCTTCctaaacctaaatggatgagAGAAGCTATACCCGGCGGCGATAAGTACGTTCAGATCAAGAAAAAGCTCAGGGAGTTGAAGTTGCACACCGTTTGTGAGGAGGCTAAGTGTCCTAATCTGGGAGAATGTTGGTCTGGTGGGGAAACTGGAACTGCTACTGCTACTATTATGATTCTTGGCGATACGTGTACTCGTGGTTGCAG GTTTTGTAATGTCAAGACATCGCGTACTCCTCCACCACCCGACCCTGATGAGCCTGCTAATGTGGCTGAGGCAATTGCTTCTTGGGGTTTGGATTATGTGGTGATTACTAGTGTGGATCGAGATGATTTGCCTGATCAAGGAAGTAATCATTTTGCTCAGACTGTGCAAAAGTTGAAGGCTTTGAAACCTCACATGCTTATAGAAGCATTGG TACCTGATTTTCGAGGAGACCCTGGCTGTGTAGAAAATGTTGCAAAATCTGGATTAGATGTCTTTGCTCATAATATTGAGACAGTTGAAGATCTTCAAAGTGTTATAAGGGATCACCGTGCTAATTTTAAGCAATCTTTAGATGTTCTCATGATGGCTAAGGATCATGCTCCCAAAGGAACACTTACAAAGACTTCGATAATGTTAGGCTGTGGTGAAACGCCTGAACAGGTTGTGAAAACAATGGAGAAGGTGAGAGCAGCAGGCGTTGATGTGATGACTTTCGGTCAATATATGAGACCATCAAAGCGCCATATGCCAGTATCTGAATACGTTACCCCTGAAGCTTTTGAACAGTATAGAACACTTGGCATGGAAATG GGATTTCGGTATGTAGCATCTGGTCCCATGGTCAGATCATCATACAAGGCAGGTGAATTCTATATCAAATCCATGATAGAATCAGACCGGGCTACATCTTCACAGCTACCTATCTCTtga
- the LOC8262114 gene encoding uncharacterized protein LOC8262114 — protein MGREESWSSSSSSSVQSPMVTPLNLEREDQHWRHFNNSVNAVSFGFVATAILISMFLVMAIFERFLRPRSSSPATAGASTRTDLEAPVVFHSKLHYPSPKMTVYAKGVSVLMPGEDIPTFLAHPAPSPCPPEPIIKPFHQSRPCFSFASPSTSS, from the exons ATGGGCAGGGAAGAGAGTTGGAGCTCATCATCGTCGTCGTCAGTGCAATCTCCAATGGTGACGCCTCTGAATTTAGAAAGAGAAGATCAGCACTGGAGGCATTTTAATAATTCAGTTAATGCTGTGTCCTTTGGGTTTGTCGCTACGGCTATTCTTATCTCAATGTTTCTTGTCATGGCCATTTTTGAAAGGTTTCTCAGGCCAAGATCATCCTCTCCTGCTACTGCTGGAGCTTCTACTCGCACTGATCTTGAAGCACCTGTGGTTTTCCATTCCAAGCTCCACTACCCATCTCCAAAA ATGACAGTGTATGCAAAAGGGGTATCAGTGTTGATGCCAGGGGAGGATATTCCTACATTCCTTGCACACCCAGCTCCTTCACCTTGCCCTCCTGAGCCCATCATAAAGCCCTTTCATCAAAGCAGGCCTTGCTTCAGTTTCGCCTCACCCTCAACTTCAAGCTAA
- the LOC8262110 gene encoding uncharacterized protein LOC8262110 isoform X4, whose amino-acid sequence MATLNNFTSHKLLTPIRQSHQPNSSSLLLSTAKPKSSKNKYTKRWAIGSVTEDREVAPVKDSTSKYQGNPLFVNGSKDFEALPSSSVEEKGGGDNNDKEKLMTRAINASIVLGFGTLAVSKLLTIDHDYWHGWTLYEVLRYVPEHNWIAYEQALKSNPVLTKMAISGIVYSIGDWIAQCYEGKPIFEFDRTRMFRSGLVGFTLHGSLSHYYYQFCEAGWKLWPFSHLITYGVIPVEQRLLWVDCVELIWVTILSTYSNEKSEARTSEATIEATSKSSSNHTEPVKWDITLTYCSS is encoded by the exons ATGGCAACTCTTAACAATTTCACCTCTCACAAACTCCTTACACCCATTAGACAGTCCCATCAACCCAACTCCTCTTCTCTTCTCCTTTCCACCGCAAAACCCAAATCATcgaaaaataaatacacaaaGAGATGGGCTATTGGGTCTGTCACAGAGGACAGGGAAGTGGCTCCAGTGAAGGATAGCACTTCAAAATACCAAGGAAATCCTTTATTTGTTAATGGGTCTAAAGATTTTGAGGCTCTCCCATCTTCTTCTGTTGAAGAGAAAGGAGGAGGTGATAATAACGACAAAGAGAAGTTAATGACTAGAGCAATTAATGCTAGTATTGTTTTGGGTTTTGGGACTCTTGCTGTTAGTAAGTTGCTCACtattgatcatgattattggcAT GGATGGACCCTTTATGAGGTATTAAGGTATGTACCTGAACACAATTGGATTGCATATGAACAAGCTCTCAAGTCAAACCCAGTTTTAACAAAAATGGCTATTAGTGGGATTGTGTACTCTATAGGAGATTGGATTGCACAA TGCTATGAAGGAAAGCCGATTTTTGAGTTTGATCGGACACGCATGTTTAGATCAGGTCTTGTTGGGTTTACTCTTCATGGATCTCTTTCTCATTATTACTACCAATTCTGCGAG GCAGGATGGAAGCTTTGGCCATTTTCTCACTTGATCACATATGGTGTTATCCCTGTGGAACAAAGACTTCTTTGGGTGGACTGCGTGGAGCTCATATGGGTTACCATACTCTCTAC TTACTCAAATGAGAAATCAGAAGCTCGGACTTCTGAGGCAACAATAGAAGCAACCTCCAAATCTTCAAGCAATCATACTGAG CCAGTTAAGTGGGACATCACTCTGACGTATTGTTCCTCCTAA
- the LOC8262110 gene encoding protein SYM1 isoform X3, whose translation MATLNNFTSHKLLTPIRQSHQPNSSSLLLSTAKPKSSKNKYTKRWAIGSVTEDREVAPVKDSTSKYQGNPLFVNGSKDFEALPSSSVEEKGGGDNNDKEKLMTRAINASIVLGFGTLAVSKLLTIDHDYWHGWTLYEVLRYVPEHNWIAYEQALKSNPVLTKMAISGIVYSIGDWIAQCYEGKPIFEFDRTRMFRSGLVGFTLHGSLSHYYYQFCEALFPFEDWWVVPAKVAFDQTVWAAIWNSIYFLVLGFLRFESPANIFSELTATFWPMLTAGWKLWPFSHLITYGVIPVEQRLLWVDCVELIWVTILSTYSNEKSEARTSEATIEATSKSSSNHTEE comes from the exons ATGGCAACTCTTAACAATTTCACCTCTCACAAACTCCTTACACCCATTAGACAGTCCCATCAACCCAACTCCTCTTCTCTTCTCCTTTCCACCGCAAAACCCAAATCATcgaaaaataaatacacaaaGAGATGGGCTATTGGGTCTGTCACAGAGGACAGGGAAGTGGCTCCAGTGAAGGATAGCACTTCAAAATACCAAGGAAATCCTTTATTTGTTAATGGGTCTAAAGATTTTGAGGCTCTCCCATCTTCTTCTGTTGAAGAGAAAGGAGGAGGTGATAATAACGACAAAGAGAAGTTAATGACTAGAGCAATTAATGCTAGTATTGTTTTGGGTTTTGGGACTCTTGCTGTTAGTAAGTTGCTCACtattgatcatgattattggcAT GGATGGACCCTTTATGAGGTATTAAGGTATGTACCTGAACACAATTGGATTGCATATGAACAAGCTCTCAAGTCAAACCCAGTTTTAACAAAAATGGCTATTAGTGGGATTGTGTACTCTATAGGAGATTGGATTGCACAA TGCTATGAAGGAAAGCCGATTTTTGAGTTTGATCGGACACGCATGTTTAGATCAGGTCTTGTTGGGTTTACTCTTCATGGATCTCTTTCTCATTATTACTACCAATTCTGCGAG gctctttttccttttgaagaTTGGTGGGTGGTCCCTGCCAAGGTTGCCTTTGACCAAACAGTCTGGGCAGCAATTTGGAACAGCATCTATTTTCTGGTGTTGGGTTTCCTGCGTTTTGAGTCTCCAGCCAATATATTTAGTGAGCTGACAGCAACATTTTGGCCAATGTTGACT GCAGGATGGAAGCTTTGGCCATTTTCTCACTTGATCACATATGGTGTTATCCCTGTGGAACAAAGACTTCTTTGGGTGGACTGCGTGGAGCTCATATGGGTTACCATACTCTCTAC TTACTCAAATGAGAAATCAGAAGCTCGGACTTCTGAGGCAACAATAGAAGCAACCTCCAAATCTTCAAGCAATCATACTGAG GAATAA
- the LOC8262115 gene encoding E1A-binding protein p400, with the protein MGCCISSSAKRDLPHHSPPKPSAPEQHKRSPHVAITSPPPQASLEEETVKEVLSETTIPKPPQSTTQIPNSQEPKNQVQIFQEPNIQARIFEEPKSQVFTNKRKINEKEDEETERTPEISQASEICSIAGTYSTATTATTATTTTITEVREDHEVTSKRRVVNRSPAKLPSKRPYNGEKEKVPRRPPVKREFSGQSRRTATNNNQRSNVGSSRVGRDLGERSGRRSRSPATRATGGVVKGRGGGSPAKVTGKAGGGAAEEGVGVESEVKKEEKGKNNSVLMQQQQQQEGNESLGNPLVSLECFIFL; encoded by the coding sequence ATGGGTTGCTGTATCAGCTCTTCTGCCAAAAGAGACTTACCTCACCATTCTCCACCAAAACCATCTGCACCAGAACAACACAAGAGATCTCCTCATGTAGCCATAACCTCACCACCACCACAAGCTTCCCTTGAAGAAGAAACAGTTAAAGAAGTACTCTCTGAAACAACCATCCCGAAACCACCACAATCTACCACCCAAATCCCCAACTCTCAAGAGCCCAAAAACCAAGTTCAAATCTTTCAAGAACCTAATATCCAAGCTCGAATCTTTGAGGAACCCAAAAGCCAAGTCTTTACCAACAAGCGCAAAATCAATGAaaaggaagatgaagaaaCAGAACGAACACCTGAAATCTCACAAGCATCAGAGATATGCAGCATTGCTGGCACTTACTCAACTGCAACGACAGCAACAACAGCAACTACTACTACTATAACAGAGGTAAGAGAAGATCATGAAGTAACAAGCAAGAGAAGAGTAGTCAACAGATCTCCAGCTAAACTACCCAGCAAGCGTCCTTACAatggagagaaagaaaaagttccTAGAAGACCGCCGGTGAAGAGGGAGTTTTCCGGTCAGTCAAGAAGAACTGCTACTAATAATAATCAGCGCAGTAATGTGGGTTCTAGCAGAGTTGGAAGAGATTTAGGAGAGAGGTCAGGCCGGCGGTCAAGGTCACCGGCGACGAGGGCGACTGGTGGTGTAGTAAAGGGTCGTGGCGGAGGGAGTCCTGCGAAGGTGACTGGAAAAGCTGGTGGCGGGGCAGCGGAAGAGGGAGTTGGAGTTGAAAGTGAAGTGAAGAAAGAGGAGAAAGGTAAAAACAACAGCGTTTTGatgcagcagcagcaacaacaGGAGGGGAATGAGTCTCTTGGCAACCCTCTTGTGTCTTTGGAATGTTTTATCTTTCTGTGA
- the LOC8262110 gene encoding mpv17-like protein isoform X1, translating to MATLNNFTSHKLLTPIRQSHQPNSSSLLLSTAKPKSSKNKYTKRWAIGSVTEDREVAPVKDSTSKYQGNPLFVNGSKDFEALPSSSVEEKGGGDNNDKEKLMTRAINASIVLGFGTLAVSKLLTIDHDYWHGWTLYEVLRYVPEHNWIAYEQALKSNPVLTKMAISGIVYSIGDWIAQCYEGKPIFEFDRTRMFRSGLVGFTLHGSLSHYYYQFCEALFPFEDWWVVPAKVAFDQTVWAAIWNSIYFLVLGFLRFESPANIFSELTATFWPMLTAGWKLWPFSHLITYGVIPVEQRLLWVDCVELIWVTILSTYSNEKSEARTSEATIEATSKSSSNHTEPVKWDITLTYCSS from the exons ATGGCAACTCTTAACAATTTCACCTCTCACAAACTCCTTACACCCATTAGACAGTCCCATCAACCCAACTCCTCTTCTCTTCTCCTTTCCACCGCAAAACCCAAATCATcgaaaaataaatacacaaaGAGATGGGCTATTGGGTCTGTCACAGAGGACAGGGAAGTGGCTCCAGTGAAGGATAGCACTTCAAAATACCAAGGAAATCCTTTATTTGTTAATGGGTCTAAAGATTTTGAGGCTCTCCCATCTTCTTCTGTTGAAGAGAAAGGAGGAGGTGATAATAACGACAAAGAGAAGTTAATGACTAGAGCAATTAATGCTAGTATTGTTTTGGGTTTTGGGACTCTTGCTGTTAGTAAGTTGCTCACtattgatcatgattattggcAT GGATGGACCCTTTATGAGGTATTAAGGTATGTACCTGAACACAATTGGATTGCATATGAACAAGCTCTCAAGTCAAACCCAGTTTTAACAAAAATGGCTATTAGTGGGATTGTGTACTCTATAGGAGATTGGATTGCACAA TGCTATGAAGGAAAGCCGATTTTTGAGTTTGATCGGACACGCATGTTTAGATCAGGTCTTGTTGGGTTTACTCTTCATGGATCTCTTTCTCATTATTACTACCAATTCTGCGAG gctctttttccttttgaagaTTGGTGGGTGGTCCCTGCCAAGGTTGCCTTTGACCAAACAGTCTGGGCAGCAATTTGGAACAGCATCTATTTTCTGGTGTTGGGTTTCCTGCGTTTTGAGTCTCCAGCCAATATATTTAGTGAGCTGACAGCAACATTTTGGCCAATGTTGACT GCAGGATGGAAGCTTTGGCCATTTTCTCACTTGATCACATATGGTGTTATCCCTGTGGAACAAAGACTTCTTTGGGTGGACTGCGTGGAGCTCATATGGGTTACCATACTCTCTAC TTACTCAAATGAGAAATCAGAAGCTCGGACTTCTGAGGCAACAATAGAAGCAACCTCCAAATCTTCAAGCAATCATACTGAG CCAGTTAAGTGGGACATCACTCTGACGTATTGTTCCTCCTAA
- the LOC8262110 gene encoding peroxisomal membrane protein 2 isoform X2, whose translation MATLNNFTSHKLLTPIRQSHQPNSSSLLLSTAKPKSSKNKYTKRWAIGSVTEDREVAPVKDSTSKYQGNPLFVNGSKDFEALPSSSVEEKGGGDNNDKEKLMTRAINASIVLGFGTLAVSKLLTIDHDYWHGWTLYEVLRYVPEHNWIAYEQALKSNPVLTKMAISGIVYSIGDWIAQCYEGKPIFEFDRTRMFRSGLVGFTLHGSLSHYYYQFCEALFPFEDWWVVPAKVAFDQTVWAAIWNSIYFLVLGFLRFESPANIFSELTATFWPMLTAGWKLWPFSHLITYGVIPVEQRLLWVDCVELIWVTILSTYSNEKSEARTSEATIEATSKSSSNHTEEIAS comes from the exons ATGGCAACTCTTAACAATTTCACCTCTCACAAACTCCTTACACCCATTAGACAGTCCCATCAACCCAACTCCTCTTCTCTTCTCCTTTCCACCGCAAAACCCAAATCATcgaaaaataaatacacaaaGAGATGGGCTATTGGGTCTGTCACAGAGGACAGGGAAGTGGCTCCAGTGAAGGATAGCACTTCAAAATACCAAGGAAATCCTTTATTTGTTAATGGGTCTAAAGATTTTGAGGCTCTCCCATCTTCTTCTGTTGAAGAGAAAGGAGGAGGTGATAATAACGACAAAGAGAAGTTAATGACTAGAGCAATTAATGCTAGTATTGTTTTGGGTTTTGGGACTCTTGCTGTTAGTAAGTTGCTCACtattgatcatgattattggcAT GGATGGACCCTTTATGAGGTATTAAGGTATGTACCTGAACACAATTGGATTGCATATGAACAAGCTCTCAAGTCAAACCCAGTTTTAACAAAAATGGCTATTAGTGGGATTGTGTACTCTATAGGAGATTGGATTGCACAA TGCTATGAAGGAAAGCCGATTTTTGAGTTTGATCGGACACGCATGTTTAGATCAGGTCTTGTTGGGTTTACTCTTCATGGATCTCTTTCTCATTATTACTACCAATTCTGCGAG gctctttttccttttgaagaTTGGTGGGTGGTCCCTGCCAAGGTTGCCTTTGACCAAACAGTCTGGGCAGCAATTTGGAACAGCATCTATTTTCTGGTGTTGGGTTTCCTGCGTTTTGAGTCTCCAGCCAATATATTTAGTGAGCTGACAGCAACATTTTGGCCAATGTTGACT GCAGGATGGAAGCTTTGGCCATTTTCTCACTTGATCACATATGGTGTTATCCCTGTGGAACAAAGACTTCTTTGGGTGGACTGCGTGGAGCTCATATGGGTTACCATACTCTCTAC TTACTCAAATGAGAAATCAGAAGCTCGGACTTCTGAGGCAACAATAGAAGCAACCTCCAAATCTTCAAGCAATCATACTGAG GAAATAGCCAGTTAA
- the LOC8262110 gene encoding uncharacterized protein LOC8262110 isoform X5 has product MATLNNFTSHKLLTPIRQSHQPNSSSLLLSTAKPKSSKNKYTKRWAIGSVTEDREVAPVKDSTSKYQGNPLFVNGSKDFEALPSSSVEEKGGGDNNDKEKLMTRAINASIVLGFGTLAVSKLLTIDHDYWHGWTLYEVLRYVPEHNWIAYEQALKSNPVLTKMAISGIVYSIGDWIAQCYEGKPIFEFDRTRMFRSGLVGFTLHGSLSHYYYQFCEALFPFEDWWVVPAKVAFDQTVWAAIWNSIYFLVLGFLRFESPANIFSELTATFWPMLTDGSFGHFLT; this is encoded by the exons ATGGCAACTCTTAACAATTTCACCTCTCACAAACTCCTTACACCCATTAGACAGTCCCATCAACCCAACTCCTCTTCTCTTCTCCTTTCCACCGCAAAACCCAAATCATcgaaaaataaatacacaaaGAGATGGGCTATTGGGTCTGTCACAGAGGACAGGGAAGTGGCTCCAGTGAAGGATAGCACTTCAAAATACCAAGGAAATCCTTTATTTGTTAATGGGTCTAAAGATTTTGAGGCTCTCCCATCTTCTTCTGTTGAAGAGAAAGGAGGAGGTGATAATAACGACAAAGAGAAGTTAATGACTAGAGCAATTAATGCTAGTATTGTTTTGGGTTTTGGGACTCTTGCTGTTAGTAAGTTGCTCACtattgatcatgattattggcAT GGATGGACCCTTTATGAGGTATTAAGGTATGTACCTGAACACAATTGGATTGCATATGAACAAGCTCTCAAGTCAAACCCAGTTTTAACAAAAATGGCTATTAGTGGGATTGTGTACTCTATAGGAGATTGGATTGCACAA TGCTATGAAGGAAAGCCGATTTTTGAGTTTGATCGGACACGCATGTTTAGATCAGGTCTTGTTGGGTTTACTCTTCATGGATCTCTTTCTCATTATTACTACCAATTCTGCGAG gctctttttccttttgaagaTTGGTGGGTGGTCCCTGCCAAGGTTGCCTTTGACCAAACAGTCTGGGCAGCAATTTGGAACAGCATCTATTTTCTGGTGTTGGGTTTCCTGCGTTTTGAGTCTCCAGCCAATATATTTAGTGAGCTGACAGCAACATTTTGGCCAATGTTGACT GATGGAAGCTTTGGCCATTTTCTCACTTGA
- the LOC8262112 gene encoding indole-3-acetic acid-amido synthetase GH3.10, with protein sequence MESTSSPSSNGNGNNGHCSSYDIIRWFDDVSENAGKVQTGTLRRILELNCGVEYLKKWLGDIKIQEMDACALESLYTSLVPLASHADLDPYIQRIADGDTTPLLTQQPIATLSLSSGTTEGRQKYVPFTRHSSQTTLQIFSLAAAYRSRVYPIKEGGKILELIYSSKQFKTKGGLTVGTATTHYYASEEFKIKQEKTKSFTCSPPEVISGGDYKQTTYCHLLLGLFFYDQVEFITSTFAYSIVQAFISFEELWKEICDDIREGSLSSRITLPKMRKAVLDIISPSPCLASRIEDNCKKLENLDWLGLIPKLWPNAKYVYSIMTGSMQPYLRKLRHYACGLALVSADYGSTESWIGVNVDPSLPPENVTFAVVPTFSYFEFMPLYRQNKDFSSAIDDFIEDEPVPLSKVKLGQEYEIVLTTFTGLYRYRLGDVVEVAGFHKGTPKLNFICRRKLILTVNIDKNTEKDLQLVVERGSQLLSKTRAELVDFTSHADVGNQPGHYIIYWEIKGEVEEGVLGECCREMDESFVDHGYVVSRKAHSIGPLELCIVERGTFKKILDHFIGNGAALSQFKTPRCTSNQVLLRILNVCTIKRFHSTAYG encoded by the exons ATGGAATCAACATCATCTCCAAGTAGTAACGGCAATGGAAATAATGGCCACTGCTCCTCCTACGACATTATCCGTTGGTTCGATGATGTGTCGGAGAATGCTGGGAAAGTACAGACGGGGACTCTTCGCCGGATTCTTGAGCTCAATTGCGGTGTAGAATATCTCAAGAAATGGTTGGGAGATATCAAAATCCAAGAAATGGATGCTTGTGCATTGGAATCTTTATACACTTCTTTGGTCCCTCTTGCTTCTCATGCAGATTTGGATCCTTATATTCAAAGGATTGCGGATGGGGACACTACTCCTTTACTCACTCAACAGCCTATAGCAACACTCTCCTTAAg CTCTGGAACTACAGAAGGAAGACAGAAGTATGTTCCTTTCACTCGCCATAGCTCTCAAACTACTCTCCAGATTTTCAGCCTTGCAGCTGCTTACAGATCAAG GGTTTATCCAATAAAAGAAGGAGGGAAGATCTTAGAATTGATATATAGCAGCAAACagttcaaaacaaaaggaggATTAACAGTAGGAACAGCAACAACCCACTATTATGCAAGCGAAGAGTTCAAGATCAAGCAAGAAAAAACCAAGTCATTCACATGTAGTCCACCAGAAGTAATTTCAGGTGGAGACTACAAGCAAACCACCTATTGTCACCTTCTACTTGGTCTCTTCTTCTATGACCAAGTAGAGTTCATTACCTCAACCTTTGCCTATAGCATAGTACAAGCCTTTATCTCATTTGAAGAGCTCTGGAAAGAGATATGTGATGACATCAGAGAAGGAAGTTTAAGTTCCAGAATTACTTTGCCTAAGATGAGGAAAGCTGTGTTGGATATAATTTCTCCAAGTCCATGTTTAGCTTCAAGGATTGAGGACAACTGCAAGAAGCTAGAAAATCTAGATTGGCTTGGTTTGATTCCAAAGCTGTGGCCTAATGCAAAGTATGTGTACTCTATAATGACAGGATCTATGCAACCTTACTTGAGAAAGCTAAGGCACTATGCCTGTGGTCTAGCATTAGTGAGTGCTGATTACGGATCTACAGAGAGTTGGATTGGGGTTAATGTGGATCCCTCTTTGCCTCCAGAGAATGTTACTTTTGCTGTAGTACCCACTTTTTCTTACTTTGAATTCATGCCACTTTATAgacaaaataaagatttcaGTTCAGCCATTGATGATTTCATAGAAGATGAGCCAGTACCACTTTCTAAAGTCAAGCTTGGACAAGAGTATGAGATTGTCCTCACTACTTTTACTG GGTTATATAGATATAGACTAGGGGATGTCGTGGAAGTGGCTGGTTTCCACAAGGGGACTCCAAAACTGAACTTCATATGCAGGAGAAAGCTGATACTGACAGTAAACATTGACAAGAACACTGAAAAAGACCTTCAACTAGTGGTGGAGAGAGGGTCTCAGCTGCTAAGCAAGACAAGAGCAGAGCTTGTAGATTTTACAAGCCATGCTGATGTTGGCAATCAACCTGGTCACTACATAATTTACTGGGAAATCAAAGGCGAAGTAGAAGAAGGAGTTCTTGGAGAATGTTGCAGAGAaatggatgaatcttttgttGATCATGGTTATGTTGTATCAAGAAAAGCACATTCAATTGGACCACTCGAGCTTTGCATTGTGGAGAGAGGGACTTTCAAGAAAATCTTGGATCATTTTATTGGAAATGGGGCTGCACTCAGCCAGTTCAAGACACCTAGATGCACTAGCAATCAAGTTCTTCTAAGAATTCTAAATGTTTGTACCATTAAAAGGTTTCACAGTACAGCATATGGCTAG